A single genomic interval of Terriglobus albidus harbors:
- a CDS encoding aldose 1-epimerase family protein, producing the protein MSSETRIYIEERIGRLSQMGGVTAFEYAEGKAKGVSALRVRTATGLEFWVMPGRGMDIGEATYLGKSLSWQSPTGVTNSSYFSNRGLEWLSGFHGGLLCFCGLSHAGAPCDDCGQHLGLHGPISNTPAEQVSWSEEWQGDDCIFTITGKVREASVFGPNLVLSRKITASLKGSTIAVEDTIENLGYNESPLMALYHLNFGYPLLTGKSEIFASPTKTDAATPHAQESLKQWRLFEEPTRGIEERVYFHTMKPGADGWVNTLLVSDREKKDWAVSVRYDPSTLPDFVQWKLTGVNHYVLGLEPSNCRSLGRKKERERGTLRSLKPGEKTVLRVELTVHDGAEAVAAAIKATEV; encoded by the coding sequence ATGAGTTCCGAAACTCGCATTTATATCGAAGAACGTATCGGCCGGCTGTCGCAGATGGGCGGGGTGACCGCATTTGAGTATGCCGAAGGCAAGGCCAAGGGGGTTTCGGCTCTACGGGTGCGTACTGCAACCGGCCTCGAGTTCTGGGTGATGCCGGGGCGCGGTATGGATATCGGAGAGGCCACCTATCTGGGCAAGTCGTTGAGCTGGCAGTCGCCGACCGGTGTGACCAACTCATCGTACTTCTCGAATCGCGGCCTGGAATGGCTGAGCGGTTTCCATGGCGGCCTGCTCTGCTTCTGCGGCCTCTCCCACGCAGGCGCTCCGTGCGACGATTGCGGCCAGCACCTCGGCCTTCATGGTCCTATCTCCAACACGCCGGCAGAGCAGGTGAGCTGGTCAGAGGAGTGGCAGGGCGACGACTGCATCTTCACCATCACGGGAAAGGTGCGTGAGGCCTCGGTCTTTGGTCCGAACCTGGTGCTAAGCCGCAAGATCACAGCCTCGCTGAAGGGAAGCACGATCGCGGTAGAGGACACCATTGAGAACCTCGGCTATAACGAATCGCCGCTGATGGCGCTCTATCACCTCAACTTTGGCTACCCCTTGCTGACAGGCAAGAGCGAGATCTTTGCCAGCCCTACGAAGACGGACGCAGCTACTCCCCATGCGCAGGAGAGCCTCAAGCAGTGGCGTCTCTTTGAAGAGCCCACGCGCGGCATCGAAGAGCGCGTCTACTTCCACACGATGAAGCCGGGAGCGGACGGCTGGGTGAATACGCTGCTGGTGAGCGACCGGGAGAAGAAGGACTGGGCTGTAAGCGTACGCTACGACCCAAGCACGCTGCCTGACTTTGTCCAGTGGAAGCTGACGGGTGTAAACCACTACGTCCTCGGCCTCGAGCCCTCCAACTGCCGCAGCCTCGGCCGCAAAAAGGAACGCGAGCGCGGAACACTGAGGAGCTTGAAGCCAGGCGAGAAGACGGTGCTGCGGGTGGAGCTGACCGTCCACGACGGCGCAGAAGCAGTAGCCGCCGCCATCAAAGCCACCGAAGTCTAG